AAGGACATGGTTATTGGAAAGTATAGAGATAAATTTTATGAGTCAATTATCTCTGAAGAGGATGCAAAAAATCTTTATGAAAAAAATAAGGATTTATATATTTCTGTTAAGGCAAGCCATATATTAGTTAATACAGAGGAAGAGGCTAAGGATATATTGAAAAAAATCAATGCTGGGGAAAACTTTGACGACTTAACAAAACTATCAATTGAGCCAGGTGCAGAAGAGAGAAAAGGAGACTTAGGTTATTTCACTAAGGATAGAATGGTTCCTGAATTTTCAGAAGCAGCATTTGAATTAAAGCCTGGTGAAATCAGCGATGTAGTTAAAACAGATTTTGGCTATCATATAATTAAGCTTGTTGATAGAAAAGAATCTTTTGAAGAAGTTAAAGATGATATAATAGCAGTACTGCAAAACCAACAATCAGAAAAATTTGAAGAAAAGATTAAAGAGTTAAGGGACACAGCCAAGGTAGAATATTTAATTAAAGAGGAAAAAGTAGAGAACAAAGATACAGATGAAGCAAATAAAGAAGAAAACAAAGAAGAGAATAAAGACAACAACTAAACTGAGACGGCCATTGATTGGCCGTCTTTAATTTTTATTTGCTATAAAATTACCATGTATGCATAAAATAATCTTAATAGTAAAATAATAAGTACACATAGAAAGTTATATATTTACATTTTACAATTGAGGAGGGAAAAAAGTGAAGGCTACTGGAATTGTAAGGAGAATAGATGATCTTGGCAGAGTGGTAATACCAAAAGAAATCAGGCGAACTCTTAGGATAAGAGAAGGAGATCCTTTAGAAATATTTACTGATAGGGAAGGAGAAGTAATCCTAAAAAAATATTCACCTATAGGGGAACTAAATGAATTCGCTACTGAATACGCAGAGTCTTTATATGAAAACATAAGCCATACTTCAGTTATTTGTGATAGGGATACTATAGTTGCAATATCAGGAGGATCTAAAAAAGAGTACTTAGATAAAAGAGTAAGTCCTGAACTAGAGAAAATTATGGAAAGCAAAGAAACCTATGTGGCAACAGGTACAACTAAGCCTATTAGACTAGCCTCTGATGAATTGAATCCAGAAAAATACACTAGTCAAATCATAGCACCTATAGTTACACAAGGAGACCCAATTGGGGCAGTGGTTTTAGTATCAAAGGAGCCAAATGCAAAAATGGGAGATATAGAAACTAAACTAGCAGAAACAGCAGCAGGATTTTTATCAAAACAAATGGAACAATAATTTACTTAAAGCCTACTAAATAAAAAGTAGGCTTTAATTATTATAGCCAGTAGAAAAGTCCAACTTTAACATATTTTATATTCATTATCCTTTCTAAATTTGATATAATAATACTTACGGATTTCTATATCTGTTTATCTTTAATAAGAATACCAGGAGGCAATTATGACTAGAGATAACTTTTTAAAAGGAGCAGCTATATTAGGGGTATCAGGCCTTATAGTAAAGATTTTAGGAGCATTCTATAGAATTCCCCTCTCGAATATGATAGGGGACGAAGGTATGGGTTATTATCAAACCGCCTATCCTTTGTATGTTCTTTTAGTTGCCATATCTACATCAGGATTTCCAACAGCAATTGCTAAAATTGTTTCAGAAAAGAGAGCCTTGCAGGATTATAGAGGAGCTCATAGAGTTTTTAAAATATCATTTATGGGTTTTCTTTTTGCAGGTATAATTACATCCATATTTGTTTTTTTTACGGCAGGATATATAGTAGAACTAGTAGGCAACGAAGATGCTTATTATTCTCTAATCGCCATGTCACCTGCATTATTCTTCGTTCCAATAATGTCTGCATTTAGAGGATATTTTCAAGGGCGACAGACCATGGTTCCAACGGCAATGTCTCAGTTTGTAGAGCAACTATTTAGAGTTTCCATAGGCTTATTCCTTGCATATCAGCTAGTAGGTTTAGGACTCCCACAAGCAGCAGGTGGAGCTTCATTTGGAGCATCTGCTGGCGGTATTGCAGGTACTATAATAATTGTTATTATATATTTTAAAGAAAGAAAAAACATTTTACATGAAATGGACAAAAGTGTAGCTACTAAGCCTGAAAGTGTAGGGAAAATAGTAAAAGATATATTAGTTATAGCCATACCTATAACTATTGGTGCATCCATACTTCCTATAATTAGTACCATAGATACCTTTCTTATTATGAGAAGACTACAAGAAATAGGCTTTACACAAAAGGAAGCGACAGCACTATATGGACAACTTACAGGCAATGCACAAACCTTAATCAATCTTCCTCAGGTATTATCCATGGCAATAGCCATAAGTTTGGTACCAGCAGTATCTAGTGCATTTGCAAAGAAAAACTTTGAAAGTATTCGTAATATAACTAAATCTGGGGTTCGTGTAACCTTACTTATAGGCTTACCATCAGCATTTGGCTTATTCATATTGTCTACACCTATTATTGATCTTTTATATTATAATTATGATTTATCTCAAATGCAGAGCACCGGAGCAATACTTCAAGTTTTGGCACTTAGCTTAGTGTTTTTAACATTGATACAATCTCTTACAGCCATACTTCAGGGTATAGGAAAGATAATGGTGCCTGTTAAAAACCTAGCTATAGGAGCTGTAGTAAAAACAATATTTACTTATATATTAACAGGTATACCTTCAATAAATATAAAAGGAGCTGCAATAAGTACAATAATGGCTTATTTAGTCGCTGCCATACTAAATTTTATTGAAGTTAAAAGGTATACTAAGGTCCAATTTAAATTTAAGGACACTTTTTTAAAGCCCATAATATCTACATTTATAATGACAGTTACTGTATGGGCTGTTTATAGATATTCAGTTCTTCTGTTAGGAAGTAAGATTTCAACTGTTTTATCTATAGGAGTAGGTGGGGTAGTATATATAATAGCTCTCCTTTTAACAGGTGCATTAACGACTGAAGATTTTGAACTTTTACCTAAAGGAGAAGTAATAGCAAAAAAATTAAAGTCAAAAGGGCTTCTAAGAGGCTAATGGCAGGTATAAATGAAGGAAAAATTG
Above is a genomic segment from Proteiniborus ethanoligenes containing:
- a CDS encoding peptidylprolyl isomerase gives rise to the protein MQNRLNKKILLITFLILSVVLVLSGCNVSKEEGVATVNGKIISKSDFDLNFDINKRIYESQLGSDVMSRDMGNGKTFEEELKNIVLENIIIEEVILQAAEKEKIKLTKDELDEAINEFTESVGGKEKLKEILQQNHMTDEYIRSRMEKDMVIGKYRDKFYESIISEEDAKNLYEKNKDLYISVKASHILVNTEEEAKDILKKINAGENFDDLTKLSIEPGAEERKGDLGYFTKDRMVPEFSEAAFELKPGEISDVVKTDFGYHIIKLVDRKESFEEVKDDIIAVLQNQQSEKFEEKIKELRDTAKVEYLIKEEKVENKDTDEANKEENKEENKDNN
- a CDS encoding putative polysaccharide biosynthesis protein, whose translation is MTRDNFLKGAAILGVSGLIVKILGAFYRIPLSNMIGDEGMGYYQTAYPLYVLLVAISTSGFPTAIAKIVSEKRALQDYRGAHRVFKISFMGFLFAGIITSIFVFFTAGYIVELVGNEDAYYSLIAMSPALFFVPIMSAFRGYFQGRQTMVPTAMSQFVEQLFRVSIGLFLAYQLVGLGLPQAAGGASFGASAGGIAGTIIIVIIYFKERKNILHEMDKSVATKPESVGKIVKDILVIAIPITIGASILPIISTIDTFLIMRRLQEIGFTQKEATALYGQLTGNAQTLINLPQVLSMAIAISLVPAVSSAFAKKNFESIRNITKSGVRVTLLIGLPSAFGLFILSTPIIDLLYYNYDLSQMQSTGAILQVLALSLVFLTLIQSLTAILQGIGKIMVPVKNLAIGAVVKTIFTYILTGIPSINIKGAAISTIMAYLVAAILNFIEVKRYTKVQFKFKDTFLKPIISTFIMTVTVWAVYRYSVLLLGSKISTVLSIGVGGVVYIIALLLTGALTTEDFELLPKGEVIAKKLKSKGLLRG
- the spoVT gene encoding stage V sporulation protein T — encoded protein: MKATGIVRRIDDLGRVVIPKEIRRTLRIREGDPLEIFTDREGEVILKKYSPIGELNEFATEYAESLYENISHTSVICDRDTIVAISGGSKKEYLDKRVSPELEKIMESKETYVATGTTKPIRLASDELNPEKYTSQIIAPIVTQGDPIGAVVLVSKEPNAKMGDIETKLAETAAGFLSKQMEQ